One window of Channa argus isolate prfri chromosome 4, Channa argus male v1.0, whole genome shotgun sequence genomic DNA carries:
- the ccdc28a gene encoding coiled-coil domain-containing protein 28A produces the protein MDERKLKRKSPRTSTNTAAPSGGSGRKNSASSGGRHPGYSHAMGTHSSQKSKNKRGLRDKPRYQLGLGTKANQNQGQAAPTIQHSFLTDVSDVQEMENGLLSLLNDFHSGKLQAFGNECSIDQMEHVREMQEKLARLQFDLYGEVDEMPVDQRKTACDTNMDKLLLNLEELSSSIQNLNLADTQEAPRTASM, from the exons ATGGATGAGCGAAAGCTAAAGAGGAAAAGTCCCAGGACCTCCACCAACACAGCGGCCCCGAGCGGTGGCTCTGGGCGGAAGAACAGCGCTTCCTCTGGGGGACGGCATCCTGGCTACAGCCATGCCATGGGGACCCACTCCAGCCAAAAGAGCAAGAACAAGAG gGGACTTCGAGATAAACCCAGGTATCAGCTGGGTTTGGGTACTAAAGCCAATCAGAACCAGGGCCAAGCAGCTCCTACCATCCAGCACTCCTTTCTCACTGATGTTTCAGATGTACAGGAGATGGAAAACGGCCTGCTCAGTCTTCTCAACGACTTCCACTCAGGAAAACTACAAGCATTTG GAAATGAGTGCTCCATTGACCAGATGGAGCACGTGAGAGAGATGCAGGAGAAGTTGGCACGCTTGCAATTTGACCTCTATGGTGAGGTGGATGAAATGCCAGTGGACCAGAGAAAAACGGCCTGTGACACCAACATGGACAAGTTACTTCTTAAT cttgAGGAGCTGAGTTCATCAAT TCAGAATCTGAATCTTGCCGACACCCAAGAGGCCCCGAGGACTGCCAGCATGTGA